One Carassius carassius chromosome 28, fCarCar2.1, whole genome shotgun sequence genomic window carries:
- the ccdc150 gene encoding coiled-coil domain-containing protein 150 isoform X1 codes for MSRSVICHGATAPESLSVLQQRLQTAEQQTEELVRSLGSVGASADLLLVNSSDGSSSKRPISPVNIHRALSAAGEGLLWRQCETLVARVCRLESVLHALKLTTFRLETDRQLNPSNMVHLQERLTTLQEQHEEEQRSSRREVLQLQDELQLACEQRQEAQREVLRLREALENTTSAQMVQDTTALLEAEQSHNALLLRLEEMERVVERERRQVEVLQADCHSLRTDGQANRAELKKREEQILGLERECRELRDQSGVKETLISQLTKEMKSVKTALQKQQQENSRLIREGRDLRAAADQVQVLNEELEVQCSELSTALHSLTLENTRLQTEQHCKIKAERDRVFKHLQEQDLLLDTARRNIQAELQGTISEKLTLQKELEALKAGHAKLQQSSTIAQETAVNHQQLLERTIQRLQGELSCAVKHDQIKTEMNSAVISLEKEKKILETQLSEIKVELTVVNSALQKQKEENKELMESLAALEHQQVTHRQVEQILWDLTDSKNQLAYEKGKLQARVQQMAADLKTLKAECTRHCQSNTALQNSYTQAQRENQTLKEQLFTLQQQHRDMNEVAQTLENVLSSHARLQQNTQTLHAELRERAQELHTLRRERLQAMKEIQRLEAEVENLDARNNEKVEALQKALDEAQLDNRKLSQSLEQALQENHNTQDKLNALSESREAELKEARAEIRRLTELVDSHKSLLKREKDSGRKSAQRLKKALNDASAKSGDLSRANQKLGEKVSELENLISHLKSQLNQYLGNRTPLNHSLRIKDLEAEIKSLEEAKDEYKRRSYEQSQSLLQLRSEMLSLQSELQCLSSTQQGELQAERDLSRTLQEKCRQLEERLKRLQDERDEAEVRLREVCLESQQITESMDEDHRGLCSKSESFNGQTEAEKLTESLSSTGKDPTQSTPAQTRVCFFDPKLEPWASALQRWEIKKELGHVAGSYKPTRHVRALTT; via the exons atgTCCAGGTCAGTGATCTGTCACGGGGCCACGGCTCCGGAGTCTCTCTCCGTCTTACAGCAGCGTCTTCAGACAGCGGAGCAGCAGACGGAGGAGTTAGTGAGGAGTCTGGGCTCTGTGGGAGCGTCTGCAGATCTGCTGCTCGTTAACTCTTCAGACGGGAGCTCCTCTAAGCGTCCCATCAGTCCTGTGAACATCCACCGGGCCCTGAGTGCCGCAGGAGAGGGTTTGCTGTGGAGACAGTGTGAAACGCTGGTCGCTCGTGTATGCAGATTAGAAAGTGTTTTGCACGCTCTGAAACTCACCACCTTCCGTCTGGAGACGGACAGACAGCTCAATCCATCCAACATGG tGCATCTGCAGGAGCGGTTAACCACACTGCAGGAGCAGCACGAGGAGGAGCAGCGCTCTTCACGGCGGGAGGTGCTGCAGTTAcaggatgagctgcagctggccTGTGAGCAGAGACAGGAGGCGCAGCGGGAGGTGCTCAGACTCAGGGAGGCACTGGAGAACACCACCTCTGCTCAA ATGGTGCAGGATACCACAGCACTCTTGGAGGCTGagcaatcccacaatgcactgctgcTGAGAttggaggagatggagagagtggtGGAGAGGGAGAGACGACAG GTGGAGGTTCTTCAAGCAGACTGTCACTCCTTACGTACTGATGGACAGGCAAACAGAGCAGAGCTAAAGAAGAGGGAGGAGCAAATACTGGGCCTGGAAAGAGAGTGTCGTGAACTTCGAGACCAATCCG GAGTGAAAGAGACTCTGATTTCACAGCTGACCAAAGAGATGAAG agtgTGAAGACGGCTCTGCAGAAACAGCAGCAGGAGAACAGCAGACTCATCAGAGAAGGACGAGACCTCAGAGCAGCTGCAGATCAAGTCcag gtGTTGAATGAAGAGCTAGAGGTTCAGTGTTCAGAGCTGAGCACCGCTCTTCATTCATTAACACTGGAAAACACTCGACTACAGACAGAACAGCACTGCAAAATTAAG GCGGAGCGAGATCGTGTGTTTAAACACCTTCAGGAGCAGGATCTGCTTTTAGACACAGCCAGAAGGAACATCCAGGCTGAACTACAGGGCACCATATCAGAGAAACTCACCCTGCAGAAAGAGCT GGAGGCTCTGAAAGCAGGTCATGCCAAACTGCAGCAGAGTTCCACCATTGCCCAGGAGACAGCTGTCAATCATCAGCAGCTGCTGGAACGCACCATTCAGAGGCTTCAGGGGGAGCTCAGCTGCGCCGTGAAACATGATCAGATAAAGACTGAG ATGAACTCTGCAGTCATTTCACTGGAAAAGGAGAAGAAAATTCTGGAAACACAGCTATCGGAGATCAAG GTGGAGTTGACCGTGGTGAACTCAGCCCTGCAGAAACAGAAGGAGGAGAACAAGGAGCTGATGGAGAGCCTGGCAGCCTTGGAGCATCAGCAG gtaacTCATCGTCAGGTGGAACAGATACTCTGGGACTTGACAGACAGCAAGAACCAACTGGCATACGAGAAGGGCAAGTTGCAG gCGCGAGTGCAGCAGATGGCCGCTGACCTGAAGACATTGAAAGCAGAATGTACTCGACACTGTCAGAGCAACACTGCACTGCAGAACAGTTATACACag GCGCAGAGGGAAAATCAGACATTAAAAGAGCAACTCTTCACACTACAGCAACAGCACAGAGACATG aATGAAGTAGCTCAAACTTTGGAGAACGTCCTGTCGTCCCACGCTCGTCTGCAGCAGAACACGCAAACACTGCATGCAGAGCTGAGAGAAAGAGCACAGGAACTACACACACTCAggagagagag ACTGCAGGCTATGAAAGAGATTCAGAGGCTTGAAGCTGAAGTAGAGAATCTCGACGCAAGGAACAACGAGAAG GTTGAAGCTTTGCAAAAAGCACTTGATGAAGCTCAACTGGACAACAGGAAACTATCCCAGAGTTTAGAGCAGGCCTTACAGGAAAACCACAATACACAAGACAAATTAAACGCCCTCAGTGAGAG CAGGGAGGCGGAGCTTAAAGAGGCGAGGGCAGAGATTCGCCGATTGACAGAACTTGTAGATTCACACAAGAGCTTGCTCAAAAGGGAAAAAGACTCGGGGAGAAAGTCAGCACAGAGg CTGAAGAAGGCGCTGAATGATGCATCGGCAAAGTCAGGTGACCTCTCACGAGCCAATCAGAAGCTTGGAGAGAAGGTGTCTGAGCTGGAGAACCTTATATCTCATCTGAAGTCTCAACTGAATCAGTATTTGGGCAACAGAACACCACTGAATCACTCTCTGAGAATCAAA GATTTGGAAGCAGAAATTAAAAGTCTTGAAGAAGCGAAGGATGAATATAAGAGAAGGAGTTATGAACAG tctcAGTCTTTGCTGCAGCTGCGTTCAGAGATGCTTTCTCTCCAGTCTGAGCTGCAGTGTCTGTCCTCCACTCAGCAGGGGGAGCTACAGGCCGAAAGAGACCTCAGTCGCACGTTACAGGAGAAATGTCGG CAGCTGGAAGAGAGATTAAAACGGCTCCAGGACGAGAGGGATGAGGCAGAAGTGAGACTCAGGGAAGTTTGTCTGGAGTCACAGCAG ATCACAGAGAGCATGGATGAGGACCACAGAGGGCTCTGCTCTAAATCTGAGAGCTTTAATGGCCAGACAGAAGCAGAGAAACTTACAGAGAGCTTGAGCAGTACGGGAAAAGACCCCACACAGTCCACTCCAGCTCAG ACTCGTGTTTGCTTTTTTGACCCTAAACTGGAGCCCTGGGCCTCAGCACTACAGCGCTGGGAGATCAAGAAAGAGCTGGGACACGTCGCCGGCAGTTACAAACCCACAAGACACGTACGTGCGCTGACCACCTGA
- the ccdc150 gene encoding coiled-coil domain-containing protein 150 isoform X2 encodes MSRSVICHGATAPESLSVLQQRLQTAEQQTEELVRSLGSVGASADLLLVNSSDGSSSKRPISPVNIHRALSAAGEGLLWRQCETLVARVCRLESVLHALKLTTFRLETDRQLNPSNMVHLQERLTTLQEQHEEEQRSSRREVLQLQDELQLACEQRQEAQREVLRLREALENTTSAQMVQDTTALLEAEQSHNALLLRLEEMERVVERERRQVEVLQADCHSLRTDGQANRAELKKREEQILGLERECRELRDQSGVKETLISQLTKEMKSVKTALQKQQQENSRLIREGRDLRAAADQVQVLNEELEVQCSELSTALHSLTLENTRLQTEQHCKIKAERDRVFKHLQEQDLLLDTARRNIQAELQGTISEKLTLQKELEALKAGHAKLQQSSTIAQETAVNHQQLLERTIQRLQGELSCAVKHDQIKTEMNSAVISLEKEKKILETQLSEIKVELTVVNSALQKQKEENKELMESLAALEHQQVTHRQVEQILWDLTDSKNQLAYEKGKLQARVQQMAADLKTLKAECTRHCQSNTALQNSYTQAQRENQTLKEQLFTLQQQHRDMNEVAQTLENVLSSHARLQQNTQTLHAELRERAQELHTLRRERLQAMKEIQRLEAEVENLDARNNEKVEALQKALDEAQLDNRKLSQSLEQALQENHNTQDKLNALSEREAELKEARAEIRRLTELVDSHKSLLKREKDSGRKSAQRLKKALNDASAKSGDLSRANQKLGEKVSELENLISHLKSQLNQYLGNRTPLNHSLRIKDLEAEIKSLEEAKDEYKRRSYEQSQSLLQLRSEMLSLQSELQCLSSTQQGELQAERDLSRTLQEKCRQLEERLKRLQDERDEAEVRLREVCLESQQITESMDEDHRGLCSKSESFNGQTEAEKLTESLSSTGKDPTQSTPAQTRVCFFDPKLEPWASALQRWEIKKELGHVAGSYKPTRHVRALTT; translated from the exons atgTCCAGGTCAGTGATCTGTCACGGGGCCACGGCTCCGGAGTCTCTCTCCGTCTTACAGCAGCGTCTTCAGACAGCGGAGCAGCAGACGGAGGAGTTAGTGAGGAGTCTGGGCTCTGTGGGAGCGTCTGCAGATCTGCTGCTCGTTAACTCTTCAGACGGGAGCTCCTCTAAGCGTCCCATCAGTCCTGTGAACATCCACCGGGCCCTGAGTGCCGCAGGAGAGGGTTTGCTGTGGAGACAGTGTGAAACGCTGGTCGCTCGTGTATGCAGATTAGAAAGTGTTTTGCACGCTCTGAAACTCACCACCTTCCGTCTGGAGACGGACAGACAGCTCAATCCATCCAACATGG tGCATCTGCAGGAGCGGTTAACCACACTGCAGGAGCAGCACGAGGAGGAGCAGCGCTCTTCACGGCGGGAGGTGCTGCAGTTAcaggatgagctgcagctggccTGTGAGCAGAGACAGGAGGCGCAGCGGGAGGTGCTCAGACTCAGGGAGGCACTGGAGAACACCACCTCTGCTCAA ATGGTGCAGGATACCACAGCACTCTTGGAGGCTGagcaatcccacaatgcactgctgcTGAGAttggaggagatggagagagtggtGGAGAGGGAGAGACGACAG GTGGAGGTTCTTCAAGCAGACTGTCACTCCTTACGTACTGATGGACAGGCAAACAGAGCAGAGCTAAAGAAGAGGGAGGAGCAAATACTGGGCCTGGAAAGAGAGTGTCGTGAACTTCGAGACCAATCCG GAGTGAAAGAGACTCTGATTTCACAGCTGACCAAAGAGATGAAG agtgTGAAGACGGCTCTGCAGAAACAGCAGCAGGAGAACAGCAGACTCATCAGAGAAGGACGAGACCTCAGAGCAGCTGCAGATCAAGTCcag gtGTTGAATGAAGAGCTAGAGGTTCAGTGTTCAGAGCTGAGCACCGCTCTTCATTCATTAACACTGGAAAACACTCGACTACAGACAGAACAGCACTGCAAAATTAAG GCGGAGCGAGATCGTGTGTTTAAACACCTTCAGGAGCAGGATCTGCTTTTAGACACAGCCAGAAGGAACATCCAGGCTGAACTACAGGGCACCATATCAGAGAAACTCACCCTGCAGAAAGAGCT GGAGGCTCTGAAAGCAGGTCATGCCAAACTGCAGCAGAGTTCCACCATTGCCCAGGAGACAGCTGTCAATCATCAGCAGCTGCTGGAACGCACCATTCAGAGGCTTCAGGGGGAGCTCAGCTGCGCCGTGAAACATGATCAGATAAAGACTGAG ATGAACTCTGCAGTCATTTCACTGGAAAAGGAGAAGAAAATTCTGGAAACACAGCTATCGGAGATCAAG GTGGAGTTGACCGTGGTGAACTCAGCCCTGCAGAAACAGAAGGAGGAGAACAAGGAGCTGATGGAGAGCCTGGCAGCCTTGGAGCATCAGCAG gtaacTCATCGTCAGGTGGAACAGATACTCTGGGACTTGACAGACAGCAAGAACCAACTGGCATACGAGAAGGGCAAGTTGCAG gCGCGAGTGCAGCAGATGGCCGCTGACCTGAAGACATTGAAAGCAGAATGTACTCGACACTGTCAGAGCAACACTGCACTGCAGAACAGTTATACACag GCGCAGAGGGAAAATCAGACATTAAAAGAGCAACTCTTCACACTACAGCAACAGCACAGAGACATG aATGAAGTAGCTCAAACTTTGGAGAACGTCCTGTCGTCCCACGCTCGTCTGCAGCAGAACACGCAAACACTGCATGCAGAGCTGAGAGAAAGAGCACAGGAACTACACACACTCAggagagagag ACTGCAGGCTATGAAAGAGATTCAGAGGCTTGAAGCTGAAGTAGAGAATCTCGACGCAAGGAACAACGAGAAG GTTGAAGCTTTGCAAAAAGCACTTGATGAAGCTCAACTGGACAACAGGAAACTATCCCAGAGTTTAGAGCAGGCCTTACAGGAAAACCACAATACACAAGACAAATTAAACGCCCTCAGTGAGAG GGAGGCGGAGCTTAAAGAGGCGAGGGCAGAGATTCGCCGATTGACAGAACTTGTAGATTCACACAAGAGCTTGCTCAAAAGGGAAAAAGACTCGGGGAGAAAGTCAGCACAGAGg CTGAAGAAGGCGCTGAATGATGCATCGGCAAAGTCAGGTGACCTCTCACGAGCCAATCAGAAGCTTGGAGAGAAGGTGTCTGAGCTGGAGAACCTTATATCTCATCTGAAGTCTCAACTGAATCAGTATTTGGGCAACAGAACACCACTGAATCACTCTCTGAGAATCAAA GATTTGGAAGCAGAAATTAAAAGTCTTGAAGAAGCGAAGGATGAATATAAGAGAAGGAGTTATGAACAG tctcAGTCTTTGCTGCAGCTGCGTTCAGAGATGCTTTCTCTCCAGTCTGAGCTGCAGTGTCTGTCCTCCACTCAGCAGGGGGAGCTACAGGCCGAAAGAGACCTCAGTCGCACGTTACAGGAGAAATGTCGG CAGCTGGAAGAGAGATTAAAACGGCTCCAGGACGAGAGGGATGAGGCAGAAGTGAGACTCAGGGAAGTTTGTCTGGAGTCACAGCAG ATCACAGAGAGCATGGATGAGGACCACAGAGGGCTCTGCTCTAAATCTGAGAGCTTTAATGGCCAGACAGAAGCAGAGAAACTTACAGAGAGCTTGAGCAGTACGGGAAAAGACCCCACACAGTCCACTCCAGCTCAG ACTCGTGTTTGCTTTTTTGACCCTAAACTGGAGCCCTGGGCCTCAGCACTACAGCGCTGGGAGATCAAGAAAGAGCTGGGACACGTCGCCGGCAGTTACAAACCCACAAGACACGTACGTGCGCTGACCACCTGA